A window of Diospyros lotus cultivar Yz01 chromosome 14, ASM1463336v1, whole genome shotgun sequence contains these coding sequences:
- the LOC127790130 gene encoding threonine dehydratase 1 biosynthetic, chloroplastic-like, giving the protein MATACELLLCSSFFAWKMLTLVSLQGLFLCVRNGVLHRYKALCFAPPQPPVRRAELASQIRAPTNEIRRGKIKPFIRATLSDQTPEISLKPKVASRQKQLEMSPSPPPLLSVSSDSLQYPAGFLGVVPDRGVEDGGHGTPNAMEYLSNILASKVYDVAVDLQLQFAPMLSERLGETIWLKREDLHFAASKSFRVAEKKVWCPNLSTGDCPAISMASLMDFHYISCTGCARTSLGSLRATDAWLIMSDVTLALYDGLGLPVFSFKLQGAYNMMAKLPKEQLERGVICASAGNHAEGVALSAQRLGCNAVIAMPVTTPEIKWKLVEELGATVVLVGDSYDEAQAYAEKRGEEEGHIFVPLFDHPDVIAGHGTIGMEIVRQMQDKLHAIFVPVGGGGLIAGIAIYIKRVSLEVKIIWVEPADANAMALSLHHGQRIMLDKVGGFADGVAVKVVGEETFRLCRELIDGVVLASRDAICASIKDMPEENGNILEPAGAIAFAGAEAYCKYYGLKGENIVAITSGANMNFNRLRLVSGLADVGRQREAVLATFLPEVPGSFKQSVGPMNITEFKYRYKSDKEEALVLYRQGLFCAIIFHALSKRFHQSSQLQTVNLTNNDLAKDHLRHLMWGQSSVQDELLCRFVFPERPGALMKFLDAFSPRRNISLFHYRGQGEKGANVLVGIQVAGAEMDELRACADRLGYEDYVVESGNEVFHLLTHYN; this is encoded by the exons ATGGCAACCGCCTGTGAGTTGCTCTTATGCAGCAGCTTTTTTGCCTGGAAAATGCTAACTCTTGTATCTCTGCAAGGCCTCTTTTTGTGCGTAAG AAATGGGGTTTTGCATCGATATAAGGCTCTGTGTTTTGCTCCTCCACAGCCGCCGGTCCGGCGGGCGGAATTGGCGAGCCAAATCAGAGCGCCGACAAATGAAATCAGGAGGGGCAAAATCAAGCCGTTCATACGCGCGACGCTGTCGGATCAGACGCCCGAGATCTCCCTCAAACCTAAGGTTGCTTCGCGCCAGAAGCAGCTGGAAATGTCTCCGTCACCGCCGCCGCTGTTGTCGGTGTCTTCCGATTCACTGCAGTACCCCGCGGGTTTCCTCGGCGTGGTGCCGGACCGCGGTGTAGAGGACGGCGGTCACGGCACTCCCAATGCGATGGAATACTTGTCGAACATACTCGCGTCGAAGGTGTACGACGTCGCGGTCGACTTGCAATTGCAGTTCGCGCCGATGCTGTCGGAGAGATTGGGGGAGACTATTTGGCTGAAGAGGGAGGATTTGCACTTTGCAGCCT CTAAAAGTTTCAGAGTAGCTGAGAAGAAGGTATGGTGCCCGAACTTGAGCACTGGTGATTGTCCT GCCATCAGTATGGCTTCTCTGATGGATTTCCATTACATTAGCTGCACAGGATGTGCCAGGACTAGTTTGGGGAGTCTACGGGCTACTGATGCTTGGCTAATTATGTCGGATGTGACTCTAGCTCTTTATGATGGGCTGGGGCTTCCT GTTTTCTCGTTCAAGCTTCAAGGAGCTTATAACATGATGGCAAAACTTCCAAAGGAACAACTTGAAAGAGGGGTCATTTGCGCATCTGCTGGAAATCATGCCGAAGGGGTTGCATTATCAGCTCAGAGGCTTGGCTGCAATGCAGTGATTGCGATGCCTGTTACAACACCAGAAATCAAG TGGAAGTTAGTTGAGGAATTGGGTGCCACAGTTGTTCTTGTGGGGGATTCATACGATGAAGCACAAGCATATGCTGAAAAACGTGGTGAAGAGGAGGGGCACATCTTTGTCCCTCTGTTTGATCATCCAGATGTTATTGCAGGACATGGGACAATTGGGATGGAGATTGTGCGTCAAATGCAAGATAAGTTACATGCGATATTTGTGCCAGTTGGAGGTGGTGGACTTATAGCTGGTATTGCTATCTATATCAAGAGAGTTTCTCTAGAG GTAAAGATAATTTGGGTGGAGCCTGCTGATGCAAATGCAATGGCATTGTCACTACATCATGGTCAGAGAATCATGCTAGACAAAGTGGGTGGTTTTGCAGATGGTGTAGCTGTTAAAGTAGTCGGGGAAGAGACTTTCCGTTTATGCAGGGAATTGATAGATGGGGTAGTTCTTGCTAGCCGTGATGCCATATGTGCATCTATAAAG GATATGCCTGAGGAGAATGGAAACATTTTAGAACCTGCTGGTGCTATTGCCTTTGCTGGAGCTGAAGCATATTGCAAATATTATGGCCTCAAGGGTGAAAACATTGTGGCAATAACCAGTGGGGCAAACATGAATTTTAATAGACTTAGATTGGTATCCGGACTTGCAGATGTTGGTAGGCAACGGGAAGCTGTTCTTGCAACTTTCCTGCCAGAGGTGCCTGGGAGCTTCAAACAATCT GTGGGGCCAATGAATATTACAGAATTCAAATATAGATACAAATCCGACAAGGAAGAAGCTCTGGTTTTGTACAGGCAAGGACTTTTCTGT GCCATTATTTTCCATGCCTTGTCTAAGAGGTTCCACCAATCTTCTCAGCTTCAAACTGTTAATCTTACTAACAATGATTTGGCTAAAGATCATTTACGGCATCTT ATGTGGGGCCAATCCAGTGTTCAGGATGAGCTGCTTTGTCGGTTTGTCTTTCCAGAGAGGCCAGGTGCTTTGATGAAATTTTTGGATGCTTTCAGTCCAAGACGGAACATTAGTTTGTTCCATTACCGAGGACAG GGTGAAAAGGGTGCTAATGTATTGGTCGGAATCCAAGTTGCTGGTGCTGAGATGGATGAGCTCCGGGCTTGTGCTGATAGACTTGGTTATGAAGATTATGTAGTGGAGAGCGGGAATGAAGTGTTCCATCTCTTAACGCACTATAACTAA